A segment of the Vagococcus hydrophili genome:
GCTTTTTATACAGAAACAGCCGTTGAGAACCTTGTCTTCGGGGCTTTAGAGGCTTGCCTTTCTGTTTTAACGACAGGAACAGCTGAAACAATTGTTAATAATTAAAAAGAAAATGAGAGCTGTGATAACATATCACAAACTCTCATTTTCTTTTAATCTTTGATAGTCTTTGGACAACTTTTGAAATTCTTTCTTATTGCCTGTCTCGAGGGCTTGATTTATTTTCTCAAGTAAGATATTTAACTTAAACTTCCGTTCTTCCTCTTCAATAAAACTATTTAGCGCCAGTCTAAATTCTTTTTCAGCTTCTTCATCAAGAGGTTGGTAAGGATTTTCCTCTAACACATCTAAATAATACTTAGATAACGTCATCCCATCAAAAGAAACGCCTATAAACAATGGACTTTTTCGATTCAAACGGATATCATGGAAAATTTTGTTAGGATCTTCAATAACAATTCCTTGATTCACCATCTCTAAACCACTTCCTGAAACAGACTGATCTGTAACAAGTAACCCTCTAGGTGTAGAAAGAACATTCTCGACGAAAGTTACACGGTCTAATAAAAATTCATGATTCAAAAGATAATTTAAAATCCAGTACGACTCTCTCTTTTTCAATGAGACAGATTGAATTAACCAATTAACAAATTTTTTCTTACTTGCTAATTCGATCATGTTAACTACCACCCTTCATTGTCAAGTAATGAAGCAACCTCCACATCATCAGGAACCATCGTCAAATACATTTGTAGTAAGCGATTAGATTCTTCACGATTTCCTTCTTCTCTAAGGAATAATGCATAGTCTTTAACAAATTCAGGATCATCGATTAAAGTTTCTTTGGCTTGGTCATAATGTTTCTTCGCTTGATCAAATTCCTCTAAACCATTAAAAGCTTGCGCTAAAATCCATTCAGCAAAGGATTGTTCTTTCACTTCTAATGTAGCTATCAAAGTAATTACTTCGTCGTATTCTTCTTCCTTAAGTAGTAGCTCAGCCAAACGTATTTTAGAAAGATCTGCATCCACTTCTAAAGAAATCACTTCTTCTAAATATTGTTTTGCTTGATCTTTATCCCCTAAATGATAAGCCGTTTCAGATGCTAAATGGTATAGCGAAGTTTCATACGGGTTTTGCACAATCCCTTCTTCTGCCATTTCAATGGCTTCCTCGTGACGACCTTCATCGTGTAAAATTTGAGCTAAAGGATAGTACACTTGATTAAATGATTCATCCATTAATCTAACTTGAGTTAATAATTCAATGGCACGTTCATTCTGTTCTAACTGATAATAAGTTAAAGCTAATTGGAAGGCACGTTCAACAGTTTCCTCTTCTTCAATTGAAAGCTCTAAATAGTTGACAGCCTCTTCAAAGTCGCCAATTCTTGATAAAGCAACACCGATTCGCTCATTTAAATTAATTGGTGATTCTTCTTTTGATAGCACCTTTTTTAATTCTTGATAAACAGCGATTGCCTTAACATAATCTTCACTAGAGAAGTACAATTCTGCCAATGATAAATCTAATAAAGGTTCATTTGGCATAATTTCTTTGGCTTGATTTAATTTTCGCTCACTTACTTCTGGAATATTCAAAACTTGATACAGGTCTGCTTGTGTGATTAAACTTTGCGCATACAAATCACTCGTTTCTTCAATCGATTCTAAATAACTAAACGCTTTTTCAAGTTCATCATTCTCAATCGCAATTTCTGCTAGTGAAATTTTTAAAGTTTCTTCTTCTGGAAACTCCTCAAATAATTTTGAATATAATTTTTCTGATTCTTCCACAAAGCCTAATTGGAATAAATTATCCGCCAATTGCATTCTTTCTTCTGGTAAATCCTCAACAAGAGCTTTCTCAAAAGCCACTTGAGCTTCGATTAAATCTCCATTTGATAACGCTTCTAACATTTTTTTACTGTTTGACATATAATCTCTCCAAAAAATTTATTTTATCCTACGATACATCTCTATTACTTTAAATAATTCCTCTTGATCTGGTATGTTAACCATATCAACTTGCCCAATTTCTTTTAAGCAGAGGATTTTCTGATAACGGGTTAACTCAATCAACAAACTTTCTGTTAAATCAGTGATTAACATTTGTTCAGGTAATTTCAACTCAATTCCTACAATACTCTCAAACCAAAAATAAAACTTATTATAATCAAATTGAACCTCACTTCTCTCCAATGTCCAAAGAAGATGAAGTAAAAAGCCAATATATTCTTTTTGAGAAATATTCAAATAATGAGCTTCTTCCAATCTGTAGAAAGCTTTCGTAAAGCTCTTACCAAAACTAGAACTGAATTGATTTTCTTTTTTTATTACTTGAATAATCGAAGCAATAAAAGGTGAAAAATTTTCATAATTCTCTGACAAAGAAACTTGGTATATTTTTTTTAGTAATTCAGCATTCTGAGTAACAGCTAAATGAATCAATTTAAAAAAAGATTCTCGCCAAACTTCTCTAGTTTCTAATTCCATCAACATTGTATCGTAAACAACTCGATCAGGCAAAAGTTTTTGTTTCATGGATGGAATGGCTTTGGAATTATTTAACCAAACCTCTCCAAATAACGAATCAATAAAACCTGACAAAGTAGAAGGTAAGTAATAAAATGCTGATAAATAAGGTGAAGACTTCTTTAAAGCACCACATAAATGAAACAGTTCAGCGCCACCAGCTCCAATAATTAGCGTATTTTCAGGAGTTGTCATTTCTTCCATATATTCTAATATCGATTGAAAGGTGTCAATTCCTCTTGCTTTTATATTATTTGGGCAAATATACCACTGAAATTCTAAACTAGATGAAAATAATTTTGAAAATTTATCGTAATAATACTCGTAGAAAGGCTGACTTGAAACAAATAATACAGAAGAAAAATCTTCCAAGTTACTAAAATAACCTTGCGTAATTAACCGATTTAGAGATTCTGCATAAACAATGTCAACTTGTTCATATTTCTCTCTCATTGCCACCACCTCTTACGACCATTTTACCATAAAAAAGTTGATACATAGGGATATACTTCTCTATAAAAAGAGACTCCAACATTTATTCCATGCTTGAAGTCTACATTTTTATCTCCTTGTAAAAAGTGATACAACAGCAATCACAATGACAGCTCCTAGTATTGATGGTATCAAAGCCATACCGGCTAAGTGTCCACCCCAATCACTGCCAAATAATTTTTGTCCAACACTAGAACCGACTAAACCAGCGATAATATTGAACACGCATCCCTTTGGATTATCTTTACCTGTTAGCGAACCCGCAATAGCGCCAATAACCGCTCCTACAAGAAGTACCCAAATCCAATACATAAATATCCACTCCTTCATCTTGATACTCTATTTTAAATGAAAGACAAAAAAATAGTCAAGCACTAGACCGTGTTCTTGACTATAATAAGTGTTATTTTATATATAAACTTTGTTTTCCTGTTTCATTGTATATTTTTTCGAAAGTATCTTGACTGACAGTTACTTCTTTTCCATAAGGATCATTTAAAAATACATTTTCTTTATCAAATCCTGTGATAACTGCAGCATGATGATTAACCCCATACTTTTTTAATCCGTTCTCAGTTGGCCAATCAATCCAATCTTCTTTTCTAGGAACTTTATAATCAATAGTTGTAATGACCCAAACAGGACGACCTGCTTTAATCTGCATGAATAATTCTGAAAGAGAACTTCCTGTACTGTTAACCACTTCATATGGTGAATTAACTAAAGATTGTGCTAAATCAAATACTGGTTGAACGTTGACGCCAGTTCCAGGATTTTTCCCCGTTGCATCCCCAACAAATCCTGAATCTGGATCTCCCAATAGTGTATCACTTACTTGATATGGCTCCTTCTTAATCTTCTCTTGAAGTTGATTCTTATTATAATCAAAGGAATAATAAGTTAAAATCATACTAAGTGCCGTTACTTCACAACCATATATTAAAGATGGTTCTGACATCTGGTCAAATAAAGGAACAGGTAAATGATACTCTGACAGCTGATTTTCTTGAGTTGTTACAGTGTTCATGCCTTTCAATAAATTAGGGTGTTTAGTATAACGAATATGACATTTCTCTTTTGCAATGCGGTTATTTTCAACAGCCATCGTAAAAATAACTTTGGTTCCAAATAAACTAGCGACTGAAATTATAAGTATAACTGAAATATTAATTATTTTTTTCATGAAAAATTAACCCTATAATACTAACCAAGTTTCCAAAAGTTCTTCTAGCATTTTCTTAACCAACTCTACTCGTTCTTTGTTCTTCTCAGTGTTTGCTAATAGCAACTGATTGTACATAAAATCATAAAGTGAGATTAATTGATCTGGAACATCACTGTCAGGTGTCGGTGCAACTGCATATTTTAATTCCAAAACAATATCTTGTACTTTTATCAACTGTGTATTTATTTCTTGCAAATTGCCTTGATCCAAATGAAAAATAGCAAGTTTTGAATGTTTGATTCCTGCCTCATAAAGAATTTCAATTAATTTTTTTGGTGACGCTGTTAATATTTGATTATTTACATATGCTGAATTACCTTTATTATTGTATGTCATGATATACTCCTTAGTTATTATTAGAAATCTTTATCAATAAAGAAAGATTCAGAAAATTGTTTAATGTACTGATGGGCAATTTTTTCAGATTGATTCAACTGAGCCATTTTCTCAAATAACTCTGCTTTTTCACCTTCTAATTTTTCCATCAGCTCTTGATACTCATCACAGAGTTTCTGTAAATCTTTTTTATTTTGATTTGTTAATCCTTCATTAGAAACCACTTGATAGTGACTCATTAATTCATTATGTTGGTCTAAAATATTCATAGATTCTTCCAAATTTAATTCTTGAGACCACTTAGAAATATTATCAAGTAACTTCTTTATTAAAACTTCTTTTTTCCCTATACTTTCAGTCAATAGTTCGCTCCCCTTTTTTCTAAATTAGTTCATGTTAAACGAGTCTAATTGTGTCATCAATGTCGCCATTTGTTGTTCCGCTTGCATCATTACTTGGTCTAAACGGCTGAATGTCCTAACATAATAATCACGCTTTTTATCGAGTTTTTCAGTAAATCGATCAATTCGCTCATCTAAATCTTTTAAACTTTTTTCGTAAGATTCTTTTTTAGTTGAGTAGACACTTTTTTGTCCCGCTTGATCTTTTAAATATGAGTTCATCAATTCATTTAATTTTACTGTATAACCAAACTCTTTTTTATCAAATTCCATGACAGGTTTGCCATCTTCGTCTTTAATAACATTTCCGAATTCATCTTTTTTCTCTACTAACGTTTTTTCAGCATAATAGAAAAAATTTTGAACATTATCAGGGTCTTCTTTTAATAACTCTTTAAATTTTTCTTCATCTAAAGATAAAACACCTTTTTTATCTACATTTAAACCTAACTCAGATGGAAACTTAAACGTAGTATGTGAATTTTGATCAGGAATACCTGTTACTAACATTTTTAAACTTGACTGTAAACGAGCTGCAGTACTATCGCCTGCTAGAGGTCCCTGTTTATTATCTTTTTTACTAGGATCTCCTACTTCTGTTTTTTCGTTTAAAAAACTCATCAATTCATTATATTGTTCAACAAATGCATTTAACGTTTCTACTGGTTTATCTAAATCTCTCTTTAAACCAACTTTAACAGGTTCTTCTGTCTTTTCATGGATATGAATCGTAACACCTTCGACGACATCATCAACGTTGTTAGATGGACGCTCAACCTGCATTCCATCAATTGTAAATTTAGCATTGATTCCTTGTGTATATTTTGGTGCATTGTTCACATCATCTTTATTCATTCCAAGATCGTTCATCAATGAAGTATCTCCACGAACTTCAAAATCTGTTTCACCCGTATCAACATTACTCAATACTAATCGATTATCGACAATTGTTGCTTTGACACCTGTTTCTTTTGATTCATTATTAATTTTATTAGTAATGTCTTTTAAACTATCTTTTTCATCAATCTGGATCTTAATCTCTTCTCCATCAGGATCTTTCGAATCAAATTTTAACTCACCAGACGTACCCAATTCATCGTAAATGGTTTTATCATCCATTTTATCTATTTTTCCCGAAACTTGACGAGACGATGTCGCAACTTGTTGGACTGTAATATCAAAATTATCTTCTTGAGCCTTATCCGTTCCAGTGATTGTTACTTTATCTGGTTTCGAACTTGTCGCTAGTTTTGAATTCCAAGTTTCATTTTTTTGAAGCGTCTCAATCGTTTTAAAGAAAGTGTTCATTCTCAGGCGAACATCTTTCCATGCGTTTTGTTGTTCAATAATCAAAGACTTTTCATTATTCATTCTAACTAAAGGTCCTGATTCTGCCTCAATCATTTGATCAATTTGTGCCGCCCCAATTGTTGAGTAACTTCCTAGCATCACACTAATTCCGGTTTCACTTGTTACTGTTGGCATATTATCATCCTTCCTTGTTAACGATGATTCCAACCATTTTCCAGATATTGGCAATAGAATCCAACATTTTTTCAGAAGGAATTTCTTTCACCACTTCATCTGTTTCTGTATCAACTAAGGTAATCATAGTTCTATGGGTTGTCTCATGAAGTTTAAACTCCATTTTCACATCTTTACCATTGAGTTGTCGGTTAGATTCTTCAATTATTTTTTCTAATTGCTCTCTTTTATAATCTGATAAACCATTGGTAAAATATTCATTTCCTTCTGGTTCTTTAAACTGCTCATTTTGAGTATTCGTTTCAAGTTCCGTTGATACTTTAGAAACAGGTTCTATTTTTTCAACTTTATCTACATTATTATGAGCACTTAACCAATTTACATGATTGATATCAAGCATTTGTTTCACTTCCTTTAATTAAATTACCTAGTTAAAGAAAAGCCGACCAAAATGTTAGTCGGCTTAAAAATTAATTACTGTAATAAAGAAAGAACACTTTGTGGCATTGCGTTAGCTTGTGCCAACATTGAAGTTGCTGCTTGAGAAAGGATGTTATTCTTAGTAAAGTTCATCATTTCTTCAGCCATATCTACGTCTCTAATACGAGAGTTTGCTTCAGTTAAATTTTCTTGTGCTACAGATAAGTTGTTGATTGTGTGTTGTAATCTGTTTTGAGCAGCTCCTAAGTCAGAACGAGTGCTTGATACTTTTTGAGAAGCTAAGTCTAATTGGTTGATTGCCATTTCAGCTTGTTTTTGATCACCTAAACTTAAATCTCTAATACCTAAAGTTTTCGAATCAATTGTTCCAATTTCAACACTGATGATGTCCCCTGTGTTAGCTCCTACATGGAAGTCTAAACCTGATTTAGGTGTTGTTTGTGCTGTAAATTTAGAAGTATGTGTTTCAGCAGTTGTTACTTCTCCTTTACCGTAACGACCTTCTGTTGTTAATTTAATTACGCCAACATTTGAATCTTTTGTTGGTGGTGTCGCTGCTGTATCACCTTTTTTGATGATAGTAAATGTTCCGTCTTCATTATCTTTTTTATCAAACTTAGCTGCATCAGCACCACTTAATACAACATCAGGTGTTCCATTAGCATCTCTAGTATATTCAACAGTTAATTCTCCTTCTAGATGTTTATCAGAATAACTTACTGTCATATATAAATCAGCATTGTCAGATTTACTAATATCTTGTACAGATGAGCTATCAAACTCACCATCTAATAAGTTCTTTTGGTTAAAGTTAGTTGTTTGTGAAATACGATCTACTTCATCTTTTAATGCGTCAAATTCTTTGTTGATTTCAGCACGGTCTTCGTTGCTTAAAGTACCATTTGACCCTTGAGTTGCTAAATCACGCATACGATTGATGATGTCATGTGTTTCGTTTAAAGCACCCTCAGCTGTTTGGATTAATGAAATTCCATCTTGTGCGTTACGGCTAGCTTGTTTTAAACCACCGATTTGACCTTTCATTTTTTCAGAAATTGCTAAACCTGCTGCGTCGTCTCCGGCACGGTTGATACGTAGTCCTGAAGATAATTTAGCTAATGAATTCGCTTTTCCATTGTTTGCTGCTGTTAGACGTGAATAAGTGTTTAATGCTGGTACGTTTGTATTAATTCTCATTGTTGTTTTCCCCCTGTAATTTTATTAAGGTATTATTTATAATGAGGTCACCCTCTGATATATATATCGGCATAAATTATTTTTTATTAAATATTTTTTCAAATAAGGAGAGATATATGATAAAATTAATAGCATATAATAACGTAAGGAGCGTTTACTATTAACTACTTAAAAGAACTACTACATGTATTGAAAGATAAAAAAAATAGAAAACTCGTTATCTGTTCAATAATTACTCTATTAATATTATTCATTTTCATTCCTAAAAAAGACAAAGAAGAAGTAAAGAAAGAAATTGGGGGACCTAAAGTTACTCTTGTTGAAGAAAAAGTAACAAAGGAGAAGACAAAGCAAAAAGAATACCCAGATGTTGAAAAGAAAAATCCCATAACTATTCAGGAATCAAAAGATGCTAACGTAGAAAAAGCCTGGAAAAATTCGGAATGGAAAACAATTAAAACTGCACAAACTGGTACTCACTACGCTAACTTTGATGATAATAGTATTGACCGAAAAGAAATAAAGCTAGCTTTTTCAGAAGCACTTAATTTAGCTCCAGAGAATATTGAAGAATGGTGGTTAGACGGACCTAATTCATCTGATATCTATGGTTTTTTAAGTAACAAGAAAACGAATGAAGCTTACAAGGTTCATCTACACTGGATAGATAATACAGGATGGCAACCTAGTTTAGTTGAAAAACTTCACACATTACCTACTTCTTTTAACTAACACAAAAAAACCGATCAGAATGTAGCGACCCCCAAAAGTTAGACCAAAAATCTAACTTTTAGGGGTCACAACAGAACGATCGGTTTTTTTTATTATTATTGTAATAAAGAAAGAACACTTTGTGGCATTGCATTTGCTTGAGCCAACATTGAAGTTGCAGCTTGAGAAAGGATGTTGTTCTTAGTGAAGTTCATCATTTCTTCAGCCATATCTACGTCTCTAATACGAGAGTTTGCTTCAGTTAAGTTTTCTTGTGCTACAGATAAGTTGTTGATTGTGTGTTGTAATCTGTTTTGAGCAGCTCCTAAGTCAGAACGAGTGCTTGATACTTTTTGAGAAGCTAAGTCTAATTGGTTGATTGCCATTTCAGCTTGTTTTTGATCACCTAAACTTAAATCTCTAATACCTAAAGTTTTCGAATCAATTGTTCCAATTTCTACACTGATGATGTCCCCTGTGTTAGCTCCTACATGGAAGTCTAAACCTGATTTAGGTGTTGCTTGTGGTGTAAAAGTTGTTGCATGAGATTCAGCTGTTGTTACCTCATCTTTTCCATAACGGCCTTCTGTTGTTAATTTAACAACTCCAGCTTCCTTTCCAGATGCATTTTCTTTAATTGAATACGTTCCATCTTCATTATCTTTTAATGTATAGTCTGCTTTACTTCCGCCATCTAATTCTACTGTAACTTTACCTGCAGCATCTCTGGTATATTTAACTTCTAAATCACCATCCATTTGCTTGTCAGAATAATTTACAGTCATATATAAATCAGCATTAGTAGATTTTACAACATCTTGTTTAGATGAACTATCAAACTCACCATCTAATAAGTTCTTTTGGTTAAAGTTAGTTGTTTGTGAAATACGATCCACTTCATCTTTTAATGCATCAAATTCTTTGTTGATTTCAGCACGGTCTTCGTTACTTAACGTTCCATTTGATCCTTGAGTTGCTAAATCGCGCATACGGTTAATGATGTCGTGAGTTTCGTTTAAAGCACCTTCAGCTGTTTGAATTAATGAAATACCATCTTGAGCGTTACGGCTAGCTTGTTTTAAACCACCGATTTGACCTTTCATTTTTTCAGAAATCGCTAAACCTGCTGCGTCGTCTCCGGCACGGTTGATACGTAATCCTGATGATAATTTAGCTAATGAATTCGCTTTTCCATTGTTTGCTGCTGTTAAACGTGAGTATGTGTTTAACGCTGGTACGTTTGTATTAATTCTCATTGTTGTTTTCCTCCTATTTTTCAAACCATTTTTCTGAGGTTACCCTCTGTTATATATATCGGTTATTTTTTGTTTTAATTAATCTAAAAATAAAGAAAAACGACCTATAATCAGATCGTTTTCATAAAAATTATTGTAATAAAGAAAGGACACTTTGTGGCATTGCATTTGCTTGTGCCAACATTGAAGTTGCTGCTTGAGAAAGGATATTGTTCTTAGTGAAGTTCATCATTTCTTCAGCCATATCTACGTCTCTAATACGAGAGTTTGCTTCAGTTAAATTTTCTTGTGCTACAGATAAGTTGTTGATTGTGTGTTGTAATCTGTTTTGAGCAGCTCCTAAGTCAGAACGAGTGCTTGATACTTTTTGAGAAGCTAAGTCTAATTGGTTGATTGCCATTTCAGCTTGTTTTTGATCACCTAAACTTAAATCTCTAATACCTAAAGTTTTCGAATCAATTGTTCCAATTTCAACACTGATGATGTCCCCTGTGTTAGCTCCTACATGGAAGTCTAAACCTGATTTAGGTGTTGTTTGTGCTGTAAATTTAGAAGTATGTGTTTCAGCAGTTGTTACTTCTCCTTTACCGTAACGACCTTCTGTTGTTAATTTAATTACGCCAACATTTGAATCTTTTGTTGGTGGTGTCGCTGCTGTATCACCTTTTTTGATGATAGTAAATGTTCCGTCTTCATTATCTTTTTTATCAAACTTAGCTGCATCAGCACCACTTAATACAACATCAGGTGTTCCATTAGCATCTCTAGTATATTCAACAGTTAATTCTCCTTCTAGATGTTTATCAGAATAACTTACTGTCATATATAAATCAGCATTGTCAGATTTACTAATATCTTGTACAGATGAGCTATCAAACTCACCATCTAATAAGTTCTTTTGGTTAAAGTTAGTTGTTTGTGAAATACGATCTACTTCATCTTTTAATGCGTCAAATTCTTTGTTGATTTCAGCACGGTCTTCGTTGCTTAAAGTACCATTTGACCCTTGAGTTGCTAAATCACGCATACGATTGATGATGTCATGTGTTTCGTTTAAAGCACCCTCAGCTGTTTGGATTAATGAAATTCCATCTTGTGCGTTACGGCTAGCTTGTTTTAAACCACCGATTTGACCTTTCATTTTTTCAGAAATTGCTAAACCTGCTGCGTCATCTCCGGCACGGTTGATACGTAATCCTGATGATAATTTAGCTAATGAATTCGCTTTTCCATTGTTTGCTGCTGTTAAACGTGAATATGTGTTTAAAGCTGGTACGTTTGTATTAATTCTCATTGTTGTTTTCCTCCTATGTTTTAAACCTTCTTTTTTGAGGTTACCCTCTGTTATATATATCGGTTATTTATTGTTATATTTAACAATTTTTAGTTTTATTTTTTTCACATACAAAAAAAAAACACATAAAAATTACTAATAAAAGTAATTTTTATGTGTTTTTTAAACGTAATCAAGCAAACTAGTTTGCATAATTTTACTTCCAACTGATAAACATGCTTGGTAAGCAACCATTTGATTACTAAATTCCATGTATTTTTCAGCCACATCAATGTCTTGTTTCTCAGATAAAGCTTCTTTTAATTGAAGATTTTCAGCTTCATTACGATCTCTTGCTGATTCTAATCGATTAGTCGTTGTTCCTATTTTAGCACGAGCATCCACCATGTTCTCAAGATGAGTATCCCACCTAGCAACTAATCCTGTTGCTGGTTGATCACTAGTAGCTGCTGTTCCTGAGATAGCCGCATGATCATTATTATTCATAGCAAGCATTAGATCTTGAACAAAAATATTTAAATTATCAACATTTCCATTAGCGTCTGTCGTCTCATTCATGAACTTAGTTCCATCTGTAACTAGCTCAACATTCACACCCTCAGCTATTTCTCTAGGTAGATTGTTAGCTGTTCCATGATACTTAATCTCTGTAATATCCCCATTGTCATCCTTAACAACTTCGAAAGGAGGTGTTTGAGTATTCTGACCACCAAAGACATAGCGTCCATCATAAGTTGTATTAAGAGAGTCGACAATGCCATCAATCTCAGAAATCATTTCTTGCTTGTTAGCTTTCATTTCGTCTGGACCTAACGTTTCATTGGCACTTGCTAGCATTAAATCTCTCACACGGTGCATTGATTCTGTGGCATTTTTAAGTGCCGCATCTTGTGTGTTACTCCAACCGATAGACTCATTAATCGTTTGGTTATACCCCTCGTTTCGATAAATCGAATCATTCATTTGTAGAATTTTAGAAAAAGCTAAAGGATTATCTGAAGATTTTTCAATTTCTAAAAAAGAACTTAATTGACGATGATATTTATTCATCATTGTATAATTGTGATTTAAATTTCGTTGAAATGACGCGTGTTGATTAGCATCTGATACTCTCATTTATAACTACACTCCTGTTCTATTAATTAATGTATCTAATAAATCAGATACAACAGATATTACTCTAGCATTTGCTTGGAAAGCACGTTGGAAACGCATAACATCCGTGATTTCCTCATTGATATTTACACCTGAAACAGAATATTTACGATCTTCTAATTGGAAAAGTAAAAATTCTTGAGTGGTTACTCGATTATCTGCTTGTTGCTTAGCAATACCATTTTTAGTCACGATATCAATATAAGAACCAAGTAGAGTTGAACCTCCTGGCTCATCTTTAATTGTCATCGTATCCGGGTCATAATCAAAGGTCGCATTAGGATAGCCTAATTTGGTATCTTTTAATTTACCAATTTCTTTAGCTCTCGTACCATCCCCCACAGATCCATCAGATGGTAAGTACTCACCGGGATTGTTTGGATCTGGAACACGAACTTCTTTTCCTGCGTTAACTAATGAAGGATCTTTTTTTAATTTATCATTTACTTTAATATTTTTTGCAAAATTAGGATCGTTGGGATCTCCCAAAGTAAAGAAATCATCGCCCTTACCACCATCAGAATGGATAATATTAACTGATGTTGCTAAATTAAACGTAAAAATATTAAATTCTTCTGTCCTAGCATCAATTTCTGCTAATCCTTCTTGCAAACCTTTTGCCGCACCACTTTCAACCGCAATTGGCTGGAATGTTGGTGGTGTATCTTTAGGATCTGAAATTAATAACTGCCCAACTGGATAATTCTCACCATTCGTCAAAGGTACCTTCTCGTTAGTTAAGTTACCACCTTCTGAAACTAAAGGTTGGTCATTAGCATCAGTTCCTACAACAACACTAATCGTTTTAATTTCACCTGGAGCTAGGATAGTTTCTCCACCCATTTTGACTGATACTCGGCCATATTCATCAAATGTTGTTTCAATATTACCAAAGCCAGATAAATCTTCTAGTAGCATATCTCTTCTATCAAGTAAATCGTTTGGCGTTCCACCATCTGCAGATGCTTTAAAAAGTTGCTGATTAATTTCATTTAACTCTTCTAATTTAGAATTGAAATCTAATACATTTTTTTCAAGGACTGAAACAGTGTCATTATGCAATGTTTCTAATTGTTTAGCCGTACGATTAATGTTCTCAGCTAAATTATTTCCATTTTCAACAA
Coding sequences within it:
- the flgL gene encoding flagellar hook-associated protein FlgL; amino-acid sequence: MRVSDANQHASFQRNLNHNYTMMNKYHRQLSSFLEIEKSSDNPLAFSKILQMNDSIYRNEGYNQTINESIGWSNTQDAALKNATESMHRVRDLMLASANETLGPDEMKANKQEMISEIDGIVDSLNTTYDGRYVFGGQNTQTPPFEVVKDDNGDITEIKYHGTANNLPREIAEGVNVELVTDGTKFMNETTDANGNVDNLNIFVQDLMLAMNNNDHAAISGTAATSDQPATGLVARWDTHLENMVDARAKIGTTTNRLESARDRNEAENLQLKEALSEKQDIDVAEKYMEFSNQMVAYQACLSVGSKIMQTSLLDYV
- a CDS encoding flagellin, producing the protein MRINTNVPALNTYSRLTAANNGKANSLAKLSSGLRINRAGDDAAGLAISEKMKGQIGGLKQASRNAQDGISLIQTAEGALNETHDIINRMRDLATQGSNGTLSNEDRAEINKEFDALKDEVDRISQTTNFNQKNLLDGEFDSSSVQDISKSDNADLYMTVSYSDKHLEGELTVEYTRDANGTPDVVLSGADAAKFDKKDNEDGTFTIIKKGDTAATPPTKDSNVGVIKLTTEGRYGKGEVTTAETHTSKFTAQTTPKSGLDFHVGANTGDIISVEIGTIDSKTLGIRDLSLGDQKQAEMAINQLDLASQKVSSTRSDLGAAQNRLQHTINNLSVAQENLTEANSRIRDVDMAEEMMNFTKNNILSQAATSMLAQANAMPQSVLSLLQ
- a CDS encoding flagellin, producing the protein MRINTNVPALNTYSRLTAANNGKANSLAKLSSGLRINRAGDDAAGLAISEKMKGQIGGLKQASRNAQDGISLIQTAEGALNETHDIINRMRDLATQGSNGTLSNEDRAEINKEFDALKDEVDRISQTTNFNQKNLLDGEFDSSSVQDISKSDNADLYMTVSYSDKHLEGELTVEYTRDANGTPDVVLSGADAAKFDKKDNEDGTFTIIKKGDTAATPPTKDSNVGVIKLTTEGRYGKGEVTTAETHTSKFTAQTTPKSGLDFHVGANTGDIISVEIGTIDSKTLGIRDLSLGDQKQAEMAINQLDLASQKVSSTRSDLGAAQNRLQHTINNLSVAQENLTEANSRIRDVDMAEEMMNFTKNNILSQAATSMLAQANAMPQSVLSLLQ
- a CDS encoding flagellin, translated to MRINTNVPALNTYSRLTAANNGKANSLAKLSSGLRINRAGDDAAGLAISEKMKGQIGGLKQASRNAQDGISLIQTAEGALNETHDIINRMRDLATQGSNGTLSNEDRAEINKEFDALKDEVDRISQTTNFNQKNLLDGEFDSSSKQDVVKSTNADLYMTVNYSDKQMDGDLEVKYTRDAAGKVTVELDGGSKADYTLKDNEDGTYSIKENASGKEAGVVKLTTEGRYGKDEVTTAESHATTFTPQATPKSGLDFHVGANTGDIISVEIGTIDSKTLGIRDLSLGDQKQAEMAINQLDLASQKVSSTRSDLGAAQNRLQHTINNLSVAQENLTEANSRIRDVDMAEEMMNFTKNNILSQAATSMLAQANAMPQSVLSLLQ
- the flgK gene encoding flagellar hook-associated protein FlgK; its protein translation is MTGLFGTLGTANSGMNTQQTALETSSHNIANANTPGYSRQRADMETNQPYTYTGIGQIGTGSKVNSISRASDQFVLANIRKENSVYNQYKQKADVLGQIESIFNESPGQKAISDDLAAYFDAWSQLANNPESNTAKLIVVENGNNLAENINRTAKQLETLHNDTVSVLEKNVLDFNSKLEELNEINQQLFKASADGGTPNDLLDRRDMLLEDLSGFGNIETTFDEYGRVSVKMGGETILAPGEIKTISVVVGTDANDQPLVSEGGNLTNEKVPLTNGENYPVGQLLISDPKDTPPTFQPIAVESGAAKGLQEGLAEIDARTEEFNIFTFNLATSVNIIHSDGGKGDDFFTLGDPNDPNFAKNIKVNDKLKKDPSLVNAGKEVRVPDPNNPGEYLPSDGSVGDGTRAKEIGKLKDTKLGYPNATFDYDPDTMTIKDEPGGSTLLGSYIDIVTKNGIAKQQADNRVTTQEFLLFQLEDRKYSVSGVNINEEITDVMRFQRAFQANARVISVVSDLLDTLINRTGV
- a CDS encoding YrrS family protein, which gives rise to MKDKKNRKLVICSIITLLILFIFIPKKDKEEVKKEIGGPKVTLVEEKVTKEKTKQKEYPDVEKKNPITIQESKDANVEKAWKNSEWKTIKTAQTGTHYANFDDNSIDRKEIKLAFSEALNLAPENIEEWWLDGPNSSDIYGFLSNKKTNEAYKVHLHWIDNTGWQPSLVEKLHTLPTSFN